Proteins from a genomic interval of Helicoverpa armigera isolate CAAS_96S chromosome 9, ASM3070526v1, whole genome shotgun sequence:
- the LOC110369776 gene encoding zinc finger protein 433 yields the protein MLSPREDDDDDSHLCIKCNTTIVGLDNYVKHRKQRCGKLKPEHQKPELPAIDPLEPSYNLGADVFFQSLELQSSVKKTSLSRLTPPIPISKANLDRKSSLVVPSTSRELPRMSPLETNLRGEDWIGGHSLRIGSNEDNQTKLINAVASISGAVKKDIPTSSYNINYDYKGDEDSDESEESEDDDEEEHPTGSKWKPPPNYTGGKWRPASPEHEDWDMREEQEHTGGKWKPIMPDNNERDEDYDAPPPGHTKGKWVPGANEKTQIMQTTIQTKGSVQYWCGPCNRRLNSRAIYDKHLRSSLHLKKVLPEHELEFSGHLEPMKNVMDKRLARPSRFVNDDIYSQVEGNKEDKNDRKLSIKIEKKKRKRKPNFVHCSGCKSRVRQHLMGKHLISHYHFRKATDTNTTLYQQLILDNMDAIVHQSPFQCSPCKFYTNWLSTFMQHWYSEEHNQKLSAIEGRLWCSFCKFDSESSQEMLEHLSSSDHSEVIAVINRSMPIIIRKKTVLKCDACCKEFKYNIEMKRHCQKTGHPLAVTATDNYQELHKCQHCKAKFKSSLTLAAHLKSKHKQRAYLCLVCSMNFNSSEEAKHHRQTSEHRIRRKENLREQGVPTKDMSKKCPYCTDSVILRNVLVLKDHIRRVHPNMRKKCPKCGMSFILSQEVTRHVRDNACQLSQTAQISSSIFWNCSQCLFTTDSQAECFFHEVLHTTPKKELLKVGDTEKLVQKYPCPLCPKSFKKASLRQHLRQHTFERPFICSICGANFTRQTSLANHSRNEHSTEIAKIPKLPAIVERIEEWECGKCKSRFSSKTALSRHSSTCANASTARRCPHDQCTFVASNSSQLAKHRRTHGEHIKHHECHLCTFKTDQASHMKRHMLCHQGVKPYGCPHCTFTCGSLENLRKHVLRSGRHPGLYLYHCRLCPYNTNTAMELRAHLTMAHAHKYDSKTAVEAVKMHLMIGDKK from the exons ATGTTGTCACCAAGGGAAGACGATGATGACGACAGTCACCTCTGCATCAAATGCAACACCACCATCGTCGGCTTGGACAACTACGTGAAGCACAGGAAGCAAAGATGTGGGAAACTGAAACCTGAACACCAAAAGCCTGAGCTCCCGGCTATAGATCCTCTAGAACCGTCTTACAACCTTGGCGCTGATGTGTTCTTCCAGTCTTTGGAGCTACAAAGCAGTGTAAAGAAAACCTCCCTGTCGAGACTCACTCCACCCATTCCTATAAGCAAAGCTAATTTAGATAGAAAGAGTTCTTTAGTTGTTCCATCTACTTCTAGAGAACTCCCACGTATGAGCCCCTTAGAAACAAATCTCAGAGGGGAAGACTGGATTGGAGGACACAGTCTGAGGATTGGAAGTAATGAGGACAATCAAACAAAGCTAATAAATGCGGTTGCCAGCATCAGTGGGGCTGTCAAAAAAGATATTCCGACTTCATCGTACAATATAAACTATGATTACAAAGGCGATGAAGACAGTGACGAATCTGAGGAATCAGAAGACGATGATGAGGAAGAGCATCCTACTGGCAGTAAATGGAAACCTCCTCCTAACTATACTGGAGGTAAATGGAGACCAGCCTCCCCTGAACACGAGGACTGGGATATGCGGGAAGAGCAAGAACACACTGGAGGAAAGTGGAAACCTATAATGCCTGATAATAATGAACGTGATGAAGATTATGATGCACCTCCACCAGGACATACGAAGGGCAAATGGGTACCAGGTGCTAATGAAAAGACTCAAATAATGCAGACAACCATACAGACGAAGGGTTCTGTACAATATTGGTGCGGTCCCTGCAACAGAAGACTCAATTCAAGGGCCATCTATGACAAGCATCTTCGTTCCAGCTTGCATTTGAAGAAAGTTCTTCCTGAACACGAGTTGGAATTTTCAGGCCACTTGGAACCAATGAAAAACGTAATGGACAAGCGATTGGCACGACCATCACGATTCGTTAATGATGATATTTACTCACAGGTGGAAGGAAATAAAGAGGATAaaaacgatagaaaattaagtattaaaattgaaaagaaaaagagGAAGAGAAAGCCTAATTTTGTGCATTGTTCTGGCTGCAAATCAAGAGTTAGGCAGCATTTGATGGGAAAGCATTTAATATCTCACTACCATTTCAGAAAAGCTACAGATACGAACACAACTCTGTATCAGCAGCTTATTTTAGACAACATGGACGCCATAGTTCACCAATCGCCTTTCCAATGCAGTCCCTGCAAGTTCTACACAAATTGGCTATCTACATTCATGCAACATTGGTATTCTGAAGAACATAATCAGAAACTCTCTGCCATCGAAGGTAGACTTTGGTGCTCCTTTTGCAAATTTGATAGCGAATCTTCCCAAGAAATGTTAGAGCATTTGTCTAGTTCAGACCATAGTGAAGTCATAGCAGTTATCAACAGATCCATGCCGATCATAATACGGAAGAAAACCGTATTAAAATGTGATGCTTGCTGCAAAGAATTCAAATACAATATCGAGATGAAACGACATTGCCAAAAGACTGGCCATCCATTGGCGGTCACTGCCACTGACAATTATCAAGAGCTCCACAAGTGTCAACATTGTAAAGCGAAGTTTAAATCTTCCCTGACTCTTGCTGCTCATTTGAAATCCAAGCATAAGCAGAGAGCCTACCTTTGTCTAGTATGTAGCATGAATTTCAATTCTTCGGAGGAGGCAAAGCATCATCGGCAGACTTCAGAACACAGAATCAGAAGGAAGGAGAACTTAAGGGAACAAGGTGTGCCAACAAAAGACATGAGCAAGAAATGTCCTTACTGCACCGACagtgttattttaagaaatgttttagttttgaaGGATCATATTCGGAGAGTGCATCCTAATATGCGAAAGAA gtGTCCTAAATGTGGAATGTCGTTCATCCTCTCTCAAGAAGTGACTCGCCACGTCAGAGACAACGCCTGTCAACTCTCCCAAACTGCTCAGATAAGTTCTTCTATTTTCTGGAACTGCAGCCAGTGCCTCTTCACCACCGACTCTCAAGCTGAGTGCTTCTTCCACGAAGTCTTGCACACGACACCTAAGAAGGAGCTTCTGAAAGTTGGAGACACGGAGAAATTGGTTCAGAAGTATCCATGTCCTCTTTGTCCCAAGAGTTTTAAGAAGGCTTCGTTGCGCCAGCATTTGAGACAGCATACCTTCGAAAGACCTTTCATTTGTTCCATCTGTGGTGCAAACTTCACTCGGCAGACAAGCTTGGCCAACCATTCCAGAAATGAGCATAGCACTGAAATAGCCAAGATACCGAAGTTGCCAGCTATTGTGGAGAGGATTGAAGAGTGGGAGTGCGGAAAATGCAAGAGCAGATTTTCGAGCAA GACAGCATTGTCGCGTCATTCCAGTACTTGCGCGAATGCAAGCACCGCCCGTCGATGTCCTCATGACCAGTGCACATTCGTGGCCAGCAATTCTAGTCAACTTGCCAA ACATCGCAGAACCCACGGGGAGCACATAAAACATCATGAGTGCCATCTGTGTACGTTCAAGACAGACCAAGCGAGCCACATGAAGCGGCATATGCTATGCCACCAAGGAGTCAAACCTTACGGCTGTCCTCATTGCACCTTTACTTGTGGAAGTTTG GAAAATCTACGCAAACATGTTCTTCGGAGTGGCCGGCATCCAGGATTATATCTCTATCATTGCCGATTGTGTCCttacaacacaaacacagctaTGGAACTTCGTGCCCATCTAACTATGGCCCATGCCCATAAATATGATTCAAAGACTGCTGTTGAAGCTGTTAAAATGCACCTTATGATCGGTGATAAGAAATAA
- the LOC110369742 gene encoding putative nuclease HARBI1 produces the protein MDSSSSDSDDSDLQVLAQLSDWDDDEGDCGEIAFVELSKSFLRTDFMASLSDAEFTFRFRMNKESVESLLNEIMPFVKVKSRRNNGIPPLHQLLLALRFYALGAMLKSVAEFVGVSQSSACRIVADISTVLARLYSKYINLHARTTLDFYNIAQFPRVCGVIGCTHVPIQCPSSTMGEEYRNSKGYYSFHVQAVCDADLKLLNVVSQWPGSAHESTIFDNSVLRAQCDDGVLGNCWLLGDNSYPNRPYLLTPVYNPSTAQEVRYNEAHIQTRRAIGRAFAVWKRRFPVISLTMRLSLDNIQAVIIATAVLYNICINHNIEDVPPEVELPDENEIAATAENIQSSENDLRNRQHLIANFF, from the exons ATGGATTCATCAAGCAGTGATAGCGACGACAGTGATCTTCAAGTACTGGCACAGTTATCAGACTGGGATGATGATGAAGGCGACTGTGGTGAAATTGCATTCGTTGAACTTTCCAAATCCTTCCTAAGGACAGACTTTATGGCAAGTTTAAGCGACGCTGAATTTACGTTCAGATTCAGGATGAACAAAGAATCGGTAGAGTcacttttaaatgaaataatgcCATTCGTCAAAGTGAAATCAAGGCG aaataatggCATACCACCCTTGCATCAGCTTCTACTGGCTCTTCGATTCTATGCATTGGGTGCAATGCTCAAGTCAGTGGCAGAGTTTGTTGGAGTATCACAATCTTCAGCCTGTAGAATAGTGGCTGACATATCTACTGTCTTAGCTAGATTGTAcagtaaatatataaatctaCATGCCAGAACTACActagatttttataatatagcTCAGTTTCCCAGAGTATGTGGTGTCATTGGCTGTACACATGTACCAATCCAATGtccaa GTTCAACAATGGGTGAGGAATATAGAAATAGTAAAGGATATTACTCATTTCATGTCCAGGCTGTATGTGACGCAGACCTCAAATTATTAAACGTTGTGTCTCAATGGCCTGGTTCGGCACATGAATCTACTATTTTCGATAATTCTGTATTACGAG CTCAGTGTGATGATGGTGTTCTAGGAAATTGTTGGTTACTTGGTGACAATTCATATCCAAACCGACCTTATTTGCTCACACCTGTGTACAACCCGTCAACAGCTCAAGAAGTAAGGTATAATGAAGCCCACATTCAAACAAGACGTGCCATAGGAAG GGCATTTGCAGTCTGGAAGCGACGTTTCCCAGTAATTTCACTGACCATGAGGCTGTCACTAGATAACATACAAGCAGTTATAATTGCGACAGCAGTACtttacaatatttgtattaaCCACAACATTGAGGATGTACCCCCAGAGGTTGAATTGCCAGATGAAAATGAAATAGCTGCAACTGCAGAAAACATCCAGAGTTCAGAAAATGATCTAAGGAACAGGCAACATTTAATagcaaactttttttaa
- the LOC110369743 gene encoding uncharacterized protein LOC110369743 isoform X2: MESESDFSHSKIKGLSREETKVLLSLIEGSKVINNRKTNASTNRKKTEEWDRLTDTFNATIPSTCRRTPQQLRLKWENLKKNARKRSTQIRMARLKTGGGPPVYFPPDEVLDRVSALLSSAGEGLNVSLGGDAVMSDNGDNSNDVSDGGENGQKTTHVYLNNNPTTNENEPSTSKPGNEEMDDVLQTILKKLTDTSGVKRKSTSVDGTLARNTAIAEYFITKKKLLEIKIESKSLEKEKTFLDNERTKIELERFKLENERFRLENNNLKLENENLKLENSRLKHY; this comes from the exons ATGGAATCCGAAAgt GATTTCTCTCATTCTAAAATAAAAGGTCTTTCAAGAGAGGAGACAAAAGTGTTGCTCTCCTTAATTGAGGGGAGCAAAGTAATCAACAATAGAAAGACCAATGCCTCCACGAACAGAAAGAAGACAGAGGAATGGGACCGCCTCACTGACACCTTTAATGCAACTATTCCTAGTACCTGTCGCCGTACACCACAGCAACTGCGTCTCAAATGGGAGAATCTAAAGAAAAACGCAAGAAAGCGCAGTACTCAAATAAGGATGGCACGGCTCAAG ACTGGAGGCGGGCCACCTGTCTACTTCCCTCCAGACGAGGTTCTAGATCGGGTGTCAGCCTTGCTAAGTTCAGCAGGGGAGGGCCTAAATGTCAGTCTTGGTGGCGATGCAGTCATGTCAGACAATGGCGACAATTCCAATGATGTCAGTGATGGTGGCGAGAATGGCCAGAAAACTACCCATGTATATCTTAATAACAATCCAACAACTAATGAAAATGAACCCAGCACATCAAAACCAGGCAATGAAGAAATGGATGATGTTCTGCAGACAATTCTGAAAAAACTTACAGACACAAGTG gTGTGAAGCGCAAATCAACTTCAGTAGATGGGACCCTAGCAAGAAATACTGCCATagcagaatattttattacaaaaaagaagtTGCTAGAAATCAAAATTGAAAGCAAAagtttagaaaaagaaaaaacatttttagatAATGAAAGAACAAAAATAGAACTTGAAAGATTTAAATTAGAAAATGAGAGATTTAGACTAGAAAATAACAATCTTAAGTTGGAAAATGAAAACTTGAAGTTAGAAAACAGTAGACTAAAACATTATTAA
- the LOC110369743 gene encoding uncharacterized protein LOC110369743 isoform X1 — MESESDFSHSKIKGLSREETKVLLSLIEGSKVINNRKTNASTNRKKTEEWDRLTDTFNATIPSTCRRTPQQLRLKWENLKKNARKRSTQIRMARLKTGGGPPVYFPPDEVLDRVSALLSSAGEGLNVSLGGDAVMSDNGDNSNDVSDGGENGQKTTHVYLNNNPTTNENEPSTSKPGNEEMDDVLQTILKKLTDTSGGVKRKSTSVDGTLARNTAIAEYFITKKKLLEIKIESKSLEKEKTFLDNERTKIELERFKLENERFRLENNNLKLENENLKLENSRLKHY, encoded by the exons ATGGAATCCGAAAgt GATTTCTCTCATTCTAAAATAAAAGGTCTTTCAAGAGAGGAGACAAAAGTGTTGCTCTCCTTAATTGAGGGGAGCAAAGTAATCAACAATAGAAAGACCAATGCCTCCACGAACAGAAAGAAGACAGAGGAATGGGACCGCCTCACTGACACCTTTAATGCAACTATTCCTAGTACCTGTCGCCGTACACCACAGCAACTGCGTCTCAAATGGGAGAATCTAAAGAAAAACGCAAGAAAGCGCAGTACTCAAATAAGGATGGCACGGCTCAAG ACTGGAGGCGGGCCACCTGTCTACTTCCCTCCAGACGAGGTTCTAGATCGGGTGTCAGCCTTGCTAAGTTCAGCAGGGGAGGGCCTAAATGTCAGTCTTGGTGGCGATGCAGTCATGTCAGACAATGGCGACAATTCCAATGATGTCAGTGATGGTGGCGAGAATGGCCAGAAAACTACCCATGTATATCTTAATAACAATCCAACAACTAATGAAAATGAACCCAGCACATCAAAACCAGGCAATGAAGAAATGGATGATGTTCTGCAGACAATTCTGAAAAAACTTACAGACACAAGTGGtg gTGTGAAGCGCAAATCAACTTCAGTAGATGGGACCCTAGCAAGAAATACTGCCATagcagaatattttattacaaaaaagaagtTGCTAGAAATCAAAATTGAAAGCAAAagtttagaaaaagaaaaaacatttttagatAATGAAAGAACAAAAATAGAACTTGAAAGATTTAAATTAGAAAATGAGAGATTTAGACTAGAAAATAACAATCTTAAGTTGGAAAATGAAAACTTGAAGTTAGAAAACAGTAGACTAAAACATTATTAA